ACCCAGGCTCTCCACCTCGCCGGTCATCGCCCCGGCCCGGTCCACGGCCTCGCCGGCCACCCGGGTGGCGTCCTGGGTGGCGCCGCGCAGCTGCTGAACCGTTTCGAAAAGAGCTCGGGCGCCGGATTTCTCGGACTCGGCCCGGCGGAGTGACTCCAGCCGCTGGGAGACCAGCTGCTGCACGTTGCGCAGGGCGCCCATCCGCGACTCGGACAGCTCGATCGTCTCGGTGGTGAAGAAATCCATCGTGCCGATCACCCGGCCGGCGATGATGATCGGGAAGCAGATGCCCGACTTCACCCCGGCCCGGCCCGCGGCGGGAGCCCGCACGCAGTCGGTCAGGTCGGCCAGGTTCTTCACGAAGACCAGGTCGCGCGCCCGCCAGGCGCGGCCCGAGAGGCCCACCCCCTCTGCGAAGCTCGCGGCCAGGGTGACCTGGCGGAACTCGTCGCCGGCGGATCCCGACTCCAGCTCGAACCGCAAGACGTCCTCGCCCTCGGCAATGGCCCAGAAGGAGCCGTAGGCCCAGCCGAACGAGGCGCGTACGGCCTCCAGGGCCGCCCGGGTGCAGCCGGCCTCGTCGACGACCTGGTTCAGGGTGCTGACCACCTCGGTGACGGCCAGCCGGTCGTCGGCGACCTCCTGCAGCTGGGCCTGGGCGATCGCCCGGTACACCGCCATGTCGGCGAGTTTGGCGATCTCGACGATCTTCTCGCGGCGGCCGGGATTCGGGGCGATCGGGGTGGAACAGAAGTACTCCAGCACGCCACGGACCTGGCCCTGGTTGCGGACCGGGTAGAACATGCCGGCCACCATGCCGAGCTTCTCCGCGGCCTGGGCCCGGACCGATCCGGTCGCGGTGTTCAGGTCGTCGACGAAGATCGTGTCACCGGAACGGTAGGCGCGGCCGACCAGGCTGGCGTCCACCGAATTGCGCTTGCCCGGGAAGGCTGCCGACATGGCGCCCGCGATCTTGCCCGACTCGTGGATCAGCCGGAGCTCGCCCTCGTCCAGCAGCCAGGCGGCGCCGTAGTCCACGCCGCTGGCCCGCACGAACGCGTCCACCGAGATGCGGTAGGCGCTCTCCTCGTTGGTCACCGACTCCAGCGCCTCGATGACCTCCGCGTACGTCTCCACGTCACGAGGCGCGGTGAACTCTGTTGTCCCGCCGGCGCGCCTTCTGCCCAACACCACGGATTCCCCATTCCCCAGTCTGTAGTGGCGCGCAGCGCCACTCGTCAGGGGATCGGATCGTGAGGTGCCGAGCTTGAACCCCGAGCGAGGACGCGCGTCCTCAAGTTCTCTTTTCCGGAACTCGAGGACACGCGTCCACCGGGGAACCGATCAGCCGGTGTTGCGCAGCCCGGCGGCGATGCCGTTGATCGTGAGCAGCAGTGCCCGCTGCAGATCCGGGTCGGGCGTGATGCCTGATGCCGAGGCCTGACGCGAGCGGGCCAGCAGCGAGATCTGCAGGGCGTGCAGCGGAGCCAGGTAGGTGTCACGCAGCTCCAGCGTGCGGCGCAGCACGGGCGACGCGGCGAGCAGCTGGTCGCGCCCGGTGACCCGCAGCACCTCCTGCACCGTGCGCTCGTGCTCGGCCTCGATCACGGCGA
The Kineosporia sp. NBRC 101731 genome window above contains:
- a CDS encoding methyl-accepting chemotaxis protein yields the protein METYAEVIEALESVTNEESAYRISVDAFVRASGVDYGAAWLLDEGELRLIHESGKIAGAMSAAFPGKRNSVDASLVGRAYRSGDTIFVDDLNTATGSVRAQAAEKLGMVAGMFYPVRNQGQVRGVLEYFCSTPIAPNPGRREKIVEIAKLADMAVYRAIAQAQLQEVADDRLAVTEVVSTLNQVVDEAGCTRAALEAVRASFGWAYGSFWAIAEGEDVLRFELESGSAGDEFRQVTLAASFAEGVGLSGRAWRARDLVFVKNLADLTDCVRAPAAGRAGVKSGICFPIIIAGRVIGTMDFFTTETIELSESRMGALRNVQQLVSQRLESLRRAESEKSGARALFETVQQLRGATQDATRVAGEAVDRAGAMTGEVESLGAASAAIGDVIKIISSIADQTNLLALNATIEAARAGDAGKGFAVVADEVKQLAQETARATGQVSDQIAAIQTNARSVATGIQSTSEIIGQMDSVQNRIQEILEIQARMAQELESS